One genomic window of Longimicrobium sp. includes the following:
- a CDS encoding nuclear transport factor 2 family protein — protein sequence MTESADERGAADLLRRINEAWLEGRPRDLAPLFDPGIVMRYPGGRAEGRDAMVGGFVAFLESARVHTFEHDEPQVDVVGATAVASLGFTMVYEREGSRYRSTGRDLWVFSGDGGEWRAVWRTMLDLTDEPADEA from the coding sequence GTGACCGAGTCCGCAGACGAGCGCGGGGCCGCCGATCTGCTCCGCCGCATCAACGAGGCATGGCTCGAGGGGCGGCCGCGCGACCTGGCGCCGCTCTTCGATCCGGGCATTGTCATGCGCTATCCCGGCGGACGCGCGGAGGGGCGCGACGCGATGGTCGGCGGCTTCGTCGCGTTCCTCGAGTCCGCGCGGGTGCACACGTTCGAGCACGACGAGCCGCAGGTCGACGTCGTGGGCGCCACGGCGGTGGCCAGCCTCGGCTTCACCATGGTCTACGAGCGCGAAGGATCGCGATATCGCTCCACCGGCCGCGACCTGTGGGTCTTCTCCGGCGACGGCGGCGAGTGGCGCGCCGTCTGGCGCACGATGCTCGACCTGACCGACGAGCCTGC